A section of the Oceanispirochaeta sp. genome encodes:
- a CDS encoding ABC transporter permease, whose product MNWLKSMVKQREFMIFMIVSLLFIVMIFASPYFLSTGNILAVLLGLSLEAIIAVAMAHLMVSGGFDMSVGSVVAFTGAMTALMLKAGVPIPMALLIGLLIGGAIGFFNGFIIAKVGINPFVTTLSSLSLFRGLTLIVTKGQNITGLPDAFKAIGQAKIFGIQTPILIAAALIIVGDIYLRKSRFFRQSYYIGGNEQSARLSGIPVDKMKILAYVLTGLFAAISGIVMTARLGSASVTAGTGMELRVITAVIIGGASLQGGEGSVLGAFLGTFLIAIITNALTLLGVDVYWQTFVLGGTLLTAVLIDTLSKKYKTI is encoded by the coding sequence ATGAACTGGTTAAAAAGTATGGTAAAACAGAGGGAGTTTATGATCTTTATGATCGTATCACTCCTTTTTATAGTAATGATATTTGCCTCACCCTATTTCTTGAGTACGGGAAATATTCTGGCTGTTCTTCTGGGGCTTTCCCTGGAAGCCATCATTGCCGTAGCCATGGCTCATCTGATGGTCTCCGGCGGCTTTGATATGTCCGTCGGGTCGGTCGTGGCTTTTACGGGTGCCATGACGGCATTGATGCTCAAAGCAGGGGTTCCCATTCCTATGGCTCTGCTAATCGGACTCCTGATCGGCGGCGCTATCGGTTTCTTCAATGGATTTATAATTGCCAAGGTAGGGATAAATCCTTTTGTAACCACCCTGTCCAGTTTGAGCCTTTTTAGAGGGCTGACCCTGATTGTTACCAAAGGTCAAAACATAACAGGACTTCCCGATGCATTTAAAGCCATTGGTCAGGCTAAAATATTCGGTATTCAGACACCCATTCTCATTGCCGCCGCTCTTATCATCGTAGGAGATATTTACCTGAGGAAATCCAGGTTTTTTCGGCAAAGTTACTACATCGGGGGGAACGAACAATCCGCGAGACTCTCAGGAATCCCTGTGGATAAAATGAAAATTCTGGCTTACGTCCTGACAGGCCTCTTTGCCGCCATTTCCGGAATCGTCATGACGGCGCGCCTGGGATCTGCCTCTGTGACAGCCGGTACCGGAATGGAACTGCGGGTCATTACGGCAGTTATCATTGGAGGTGCCAGCCTTCAGGGGGGTGAAGGTTCGGTTCTGGGAGCTTTTCTGGGTACTTTTCTTATAGCCATTATCACCAATGCCCTGACACTCCTGGGTGTGGATGTTTACTGGCAAACCTTTGTTCTCGGGGGAACTCTTCTAACCGCAGTTCTCATTGATACCCTTAGTAAAAAATACAAGACAATCTAG
- a CDS encoding uroporphyrinogen decarboxylase family protein gives MTGKEKLQNALNHKDGPVPVDFGATSVTGMHCSVVEGLRKYYGLEKKPVKIHEPYQMLGLVEEDLQDVIGADVTGVFPRDTLFGFPLENWKEWTTPWGQDVLVPGNFNTSRKDGDVFIYPEGDMNASASGRMPEGGYFYDTIVRQPEIDDDNLNPEDNLEEFGPVSDVDLAYFKQACDKAAQTGKGIIATFGGTAFGDIALVPAPFLKEPKGIRDITEWYISTMTRADYIHEVFQKQSDIALANLVKIYAAVGDTPDAVFICGTDFGTQNSQFCSTDSYNEMYAPYYKKITSWIHENTGWKTFKHSCGAVEPFMSHFVDSGFDIINPVQCSADGMDPSHLKDKYGQSLTFWGGGVDTQMTLPFGTADEVRKEVAERLKIFSKQGGFVFDAIHNVQALTPIENMVALFETVKEFNADRS, from the coding sequence ATGACTGGTAAAGAAAAATTACAGAATGCACTCAATCATAAGGATGGTCCGGTTCCGGTAGATTTTGGAGCCACCAGTGTCACAGGTATGCACTGTTCTGTCGTGGAGGGGCTCCGGAAGTATTACGGACTTGAGAAAAAGCCGGTTAAAATTCATGAACCCTACCAGATGCTGGGCCTTGTGGAAGAAGATCTTCAGGATGTGATAGGGGCTGATGTGACGGGAGTTTTTCCCCGGGATACACTTTTTGGATTCCCTCTTGAAAACTGGAAGGAATGGACGACTCCCTGGGGACAGGATGTTCTGGTTCCCGGGAATTTTAACACAAGCCGGAAGGACGGGGATGTGTTTATCTACCCCGAAGGGGATATGAACGCCTCTGCCAGTGGCCGGATGCCTGAGGGCGGATATTTTTACGATACCATCGTCAGACAGCCTGAAATCGATGATGATAATTTGAATCCTGAAGATAATCTGGAAGAATTCGGCCCTGTCTCTGATGTTGATCTGGCCTATTTCAAACAGGCTTGTGATAAAGCTGCACAGACGGGGAAGGGCATCATTGCCACCTTTGGCGGTACAGCTTTTGGTGATATCGCTTTGGTCCCGGCTCCTTTTCTTAAAGAACCTAAGGGCATCCGGGATATTACTGAGTGGTATATATCCACAATGACCCGGGCCGATTATATTCATGAGGTTTTCCAGAAGCAGAGTGATATTGCTCTGGCCAATCTGGTTAAAATTTACGCGGCAGTCGGTGATACTCCCGATGCCGTTTTCATCTGCGGAACCGACTTTGGAACACAGAATTCCCAATTCTGTTCCACAGACAGTTACAATGAAATGTATGCCCCCTATTATAAGAAAATCACCAGCTGGATTCATGAAAATACTGGCTGGAAAACATTCAAACATTCCTGCGGTGCCGTGGAGCCCTTTATGAGTCATTTTGTAGACAGCGGATTTGATATTATCAATCCGGTGCAGTGTTCCGCCGACGGTATGGACCCTTCTCATTTGAAGGACAAGTATGGTCAATCCTTGACTTTCTGGGGAGGAGGAGTGGATACTCAGATGACTCTTCCTTTTGGAACAGCCGATGAGGTCAGAAAGGAAGTTGCCGAACGATTGAAAATTTTCAGCAAGCAGGGCGGATTCGTTTTTGATGCCATTCATAATGTACAGGCTCTTACTCCTATAGAAAATATGGTGGCCCTTTTCGAAACAGTTAAGGAATTCAATGCGGATCGCTCCTAG
- a CDS encoding response regulator translates to MDQIYKILIVDDEPLARFSFRNLIETRFPGFVVSGEAGTGPEGLEIFSRIRPDIVMMDIQIPDLNGLETSRLILERHPEAQIIVLSAYDQFEYVQDAINHGVLGYLLKPVQEKKLARLLDLAVQRIISQRETLRDLDQLKTYRQIAESDMVSSFIYGSCGGLSAGFYADHLKPSVKSGFFVLFRLDEIPTQMSRISTDISDFIKHLPGCSAGRWMGGILPVFIKRETGAEIDEVLVESIAHRLQILSSRTVLTGIGSIKSNPAEFPLSYRQAMNALETGQSPGQVFEYSRELEDRFFTALKSTSPDNPVEILDQFLRRLSEPDVILRDCQTALTEFLIQLRRFMEDQGDMQGSLLIANMLRDIPLQEDRLELLSWIAQSLMDYMELQQNSHAVEDLQIRKILKYIDLNDFNEVSLETTARSVGLTPQYVSKIFKDKYKMNFLEYLISRRMEFACRLLKESDMTVRKIAGEAGYGDVNYFSKVFKKQKGMSPREYRQSN, encoded by the coding sequence ATGGATCAGATATATAAAATATTAATTGTCGACGATGAACCTCTGGCCCGCTTTTCTTTCAGAAATCTGATAGAAACACGGTTCCCGGGGTTTGTTGTCTCCGGAGAGGCCGGGACAGGCCCGGAAGGTTTGGAGATCTTCAGCCGTATAAGACCTGATATTGTTATGATGGATATACAGATTCCCGATCTGAATGGTCTTGAAACCTCCCGCTTGATTCTGGAGCGGCATCCTGAGGCTCAGATCATTGTCCTTTCGGCTTATGACCAATTTGAATATGTTCAGGATGCCATCAATCACGGTGTGCTGGGCTATCTTCTCAAACCGGTTCAGGAAAAAAAACTGGCCCGATTACTGGATCTTGCAGTTCAGAGGATCATCAGTCAGAGGGAGACTTTAAGAGATCTGGATCAGCTGAAAACATACCGTCAAATTGCCGAGAGCGATATGGTGAGTTCCTTTATATACGGTAGCTGCGGGGGGCTGAGTGCCGGTTTTTATGCGGATCATCTGAAACCTTCTGTTAAAAGCGGATTCTTTGTTTTGTTCCGCCTGGATGAAATCCCGACTCAGATGAGCCGTATCAGTACAGATATTTCAGATTTTATAAAGCATCTGCCCGGATGCAGCGCCGGACGCTGGATGGGGGGAATCCTACCTGTCTTTATCAAACGGGAAACAGGCGCGGAAATTGACGAGGTCCTGGTAGAAAGCATTGCACACAGGCTTCAGATACTCAGCAGTAGAACTGTTCTGACCGGTATCGGCAGTATTAAAAGCAATCCAGCCGAGTTTCCTCTCTCCTACAGACAGGCCATGAATGCCCTGGAAACAGGTCAGTCCCCGGGGCAGGTTTTTGAATACTCCCGGGAACTGGAAGACCGTTTTTTTACAGCTTTAAAAAGTACCTCACCCGATAATCCTGTAGAAATTCTGGATCAGTTTCTAAGACGTTTGAGTGAGCCCGATGTGATTCTCAGAGATTGTCAAACCGCATTGACAGAATTTTTGATCCAGCTGCGGCGGTTTATGGAAGACCAGGGAGACATGCAGGGCAGCCTTCTTATTGCCAATATGCTCCGGGATATTCCTTTACAGGAAGATCGTCTTGAACTCCTGAGCTGGATTGCTCAGTCTCTGATGGATTACATGGAACTTCAGCAGAACAGCCATGCTGTGGAGGATCTTCAAATCAGGAAAATCCTGAAGTACATCGATTTGAATGATTTTAATGAAGTCAGTCTCGAAACGACGGCTCGTTCGGTGGGATTGACTCCCCAGTATGTGAGCAAGATCTTCAAAGATAAGTATAAAATGAACTTTCTGGAATATCTTATCAGCCGCAGGATGGAGTTCGCCTGCCGCCTGCTCAAGGAATCGGATATGACAGTCCGTAAAATAGCCGGAGAAGCCGGATATGGGGATGTCAATTATTTCAGTAAAGTCTTCAAAAAGCAGAAAGGCATGAGTCCCCGGGAATACCGGCAATCCAACTAA
- a CDS encoding sugar ABC transporter ATP-binding protein — protein sequence MSEWILEARGIEKDFPGVRALDGVDLQIREGEVHALVGENGAGKSTLMLVLSGIYQPDGGVIYLEGEKIHFSSPHDANHKGISIVFQELSLIQGLSIAENIFANRQPVGKMNMIDWDALHTQTKELLALFDLQDLNPATPVRELSVANQQVIEIIKAISFNPRVLILDEPTSSLTEHEVTQLFENIRKLKKKGLSFIYISHHLSEIFEIADRVSILRDGQYVCSAEVSEIDEDFLVNNMVGRTISNMYGQRKEDQIIGTELLKVENLSRKGFFENISFSIKAGEIVGMAGLVGAGRTEVGRSIFGAEVPESGQVSLDGRILNIKNPKDAIHYGVGYLSEDRKTQGLILDFSITQNLVANHLEDFTSPSGFLNEAHIQKFAAESKDEFGIMTPSLDQKLAKLSGGNQQKVLVGAWMGIKPRLLIVDEPTRGVDVGAKSEIYNLLRNLADRGVGILMISSDLPEILGMSDRILVMQSGKLVGTVQGDQATEESIMTLAAGTVEGAQ from the coding sequence ATGTCTGAATGGATATTGGAAGCACGGGGCATTGAAAAAGATTTTCCCGGTGTAAGAGCATTGGACGGAGTCGATCTTCAAATTAGAGAAGGTGAGGTTCATGCTCTGGTTGGTGAAAACGGAGCTGGTAAATCCACTCTGATGCTGGTATTAAGCGGCATTTATCAGCCTGATGGCGGTGTCATTTATCTGGAGGGAGAAAAGATTCATTTTTCATCCCCTCATGATGCCAACCACAAGGGAATCAGTATTGTGTTTCAGGAATTAAGCCTGATACAGGGTCTGAGTATTGCCGAGAATATTTTTGCCAACCGCCAGCCTGTGGGCAAAATGAACATGATTGACTGGGATGCCCTTCACACACAGACGAAAGAACTGTTGGCGTTATTTGATCTGCAGGATCTGAATCCGGCCACTCCGGTGAGAGAACTCTCCGTCGCCAATCAGCAGGTCATCGAAATTATCAAGGCTATTTCATTTAATCCCAGAGTTCTTATTCTGGATGAACCTACTTCATCTCTTACAGAACATGAAGTCACTCAATTGTTTGAAAACATTAGAAAACTCAAGAAAAAGGGTCTTTCATTTATTTATATATCTCATCACCTCAGCGAGATTTTTGAGATAGCCGATAGAGTTTCCATCCTGAGGGATGGCCAGTATGTCTGCAGCGCAGAAGTTTCAGAAATTGATGAGGATTTTCTAGTCAACAATATGGTCGGCCGGACTATCTCAAATATGTATGGCCAGAGGAAAGAGGATCAGATTATTGGTACAGAACTTCTGAAAGTGGAAAATCTCAGTCGAAAAGGTTTCTTTGAAAATATCAGTTTTTCAATTAAAGCCGGGGAAATCGTTGGAATGGCCGGTCTTGTCGGGGCGGGAAGAACCGAAGTTGGACGGTCCATATTCGGGGCGGAAGTTCCTGAATCAGGACAGGTCTCCCTGGATGGCAGAATCCTCAATATTAAGAATCCCAAGGATGCCATTCATTATGGTGTTGGATACCTCAGCGAAGACCGGAAAACTCAAGGCTTGATCCTGGATTTTTCAATAACACAGAACCTCGTCGCTAACCATCTGGAAGATTTTACATCGCCCTCAGGTTTTTTAAATGAGGCGCATATTCAGAAGTTTGCCGCAGAAAGTAAAGATGAGTTCGGAATCATGACACCCTCTCTCGATCAGAAATTGGCCAAACTGTCGGGAGGAAACCAGCAGAAAGTACTCGTGGGGGCCTGGATGGGAATCAAACCCCGTCTCCTGATTGTGGATGAACCCACAAGAGGCGTCGATGTCGGTGCGAAGAGTGAGATATATAATCTGCTCCGTAATCTGGCTGACCGAGGGGTGGGAATTTTAATGATCTCATCGGATCTGCCGGAAATCCTGGGTATGAGCGACCGCATCTTAGTCATGCAGAGCGGAAAACTGGTCGGGACGGTTCAGGGAGATCAGGCCACAGAAGAAAGTATTATGACCCTCGCTGCAGGGACTGTTGAAGGAGCACAATAA
- a CDS encoding sensor histidine kinase: MDNPHLPESLPYGLRQKLLTSFFVIIFSLGGLNTYTLLRITGQDRILATRVDQQILLHSIHNDIQNINDNISNYIRSGNDDYLIQYRQGFIKTSEKLNSQKGLVQESREMLYSFRDLNAMLETYRSKASVLIENYQSGKETIYVRESETDLLKLSGYVREELQDLNTLFLDNLQDFFLNFTKLMDRNLKINITAVILIILVCYILAWNFSLSVSRPIHQLALELIRFGRNAEVINLKEPKRKDEITVLFRSFNEMSRRISSQIVGIQEKAELEQKLKDREIQHHKTEHLLKESELSLLQSQMNPHFLFNTLNVIDSLSTLEEAPRTGDMIRSLSELLRYNLLNQKSMVSLEEEVDLIGSYIHIQKTRFGEKLSFDKEIDPEILSVQVPAIILQPLVENAIKHGVEPISRPGKVQLSIKTKDDHIVIEIRDNGVGISRHRIDEIMDTAFQMDSMGIRNVMRRLALKYGKECFQIEEGNPSGTICHIRIPV; encoded by the coding sequence ATGGATAATCCCCATCTCCCCGAATCTCTGCCTTATGGCTTAAGACAGAAGCTATTAACCTCTTTTTTCGTCATCATATTCTCTCTCGGAGGATTAAATACCTACACTCTTCTCAGGATTACCGGGCAGGACCGCATCTTAGCCACACGTGTGGATCAGCAGATCCTTCTTCATAGCATTCATAATGATATTCAGAATATTAACGACAATATCAGCAATTATATCCGCAGCGGCAACGATGACTATCTGATTCAATACAGACAGGGTTTTATCAAAACCTCAGAAAAGTTGAACAGTCAGAAAGGGCTTGTTCAGGAAAGCAGAGAAATGCTTTATTCCTTTCGGGATCTGAATGCCATGCTGGAAACATACAGAAGCAAGGCGTCAGTGCTCATAGAGAACTATCAATCAGGAAAAGAAACCATATATGTCAGAGAATCGGAAACAGACCTTTTGAAGCTTTCCGGTTATGTCAGGGAAGAATTGCAGGACCTCAATACTCTCTTTCTGGACAACCTGCAGGACTTCTTTCTTAATTTCACAAAATTGATGGACCGGAATCTTAAGATTAATATTACCGCTGTTATCCTTATCATATTAGTCTGCTACATCCTGGCCTGGAATTTCTCGTTATCCGTGTCCCGCCCCATCCATCAACTGGCATTGGAACTCATCAGGTTCGGCCGGAATGCAGAAGTTATCAACCTGAAAGAGCCTAAGAGAAAAGATGAGATTACCGTCCTGTTCCGCTCCTTTAATGAAATGTCACGCCGGATCAGTTCACAGATTGTAGGGATTCAGGAAAAAGCCGAGCTGGAACAAAAGTTAAAGGACAGGGAGATACAGCATCATAAAACAGAACACCTGTTAAAAGAATCCGAACTGTCTCTCCTTCAGTCACAGATGAATCCCCATTTCCTATTCAATACTTTGAATGTTATTGACTCTCTCAGTACCCTGGAAGAAGCACCCCGGACCGGGGATATGATCCGCAGCCTCTCAGAACTGCTCCGTTATAATTTGTTGAATCAGAAGAGTATGGTTTCCCTGGAAGAGGAAGTCGATCTCATAGGGAGTTATATTCATATCCAGAAAACCCGTTTCGGGGAGAAGCTTTCCTTTGACAAAGAGATAGACCCGGAGATCCTTTCGGTTCAGGTCCCGGCCATTATCCTTCAGCCTCTCGTTGAAAATGCGATCAAACATGGAGTTGAGCCGATATCCCGCCCGGGAAAAGTACAGCTCAGTATCAAAACGAAAGACGACCACATTGTCATTGAAATCAGAGATAACGGTGTGGGTATCAGCCGTCACAGAATTGATGAGATTATGGATACTGCATTTCAAATGGATTCCATGGGGATCAGAAATGTGATGAGGCGTCTGGCCCTGAAGTATGGGAAAGAGTGCTTTCAAATAGAAGAAGGGAATCCATCCGGAACAATCTGTCACATAAGAATACCTGTGTAA